TCATCCCGAGCTGTGGCCGGGCAGCCTCGAACTCGAGGTGCTGGAGACGAGCGCGCTGGAGAGCATCAGCCAGGTGTCGCGAATCGTCGAGGCTTGCGCGGCGATCGGCGTGTCGTTCGCGCTCGACGACTTCGGAACGGGGTATTCCTCGCTCGCCTACCTCAAGCGTCTGCCGGCCGCGCGGCTGAAGATCGATCAGGTGTTCGTGCGCGGCATGCTGGACGATGCCGAGGATCTGGCGATCCTGAAGGCCATCCTGGGGCTGGCCGGCGCCTTCCGGCGGGAGGTGATCGCCGAGGGCGTGGAGTCGGTCGCGCACGGCGAGCTGCTGCTGCAGCTGGGCTGCGACACCGGGCAGGGGTACGGGATCGCCCGGCCGATGCCGGCCGAGCAGATCGCCGAGTGGGCGGCGAACTGGTCGCCGCCTTCGTCGTGGATGCTTACGCCACCGTGACCGGGATCTTGCCGATCTTCGCCTGCCACTCCTTCGGGCCGGTGTTGTGCACGCTGGTGCCGTTGGCGTCGACCGCGACCGTCACCGGCATGTCCTGCACGGTGAACTCGTAGATCGCCTCCATGCCGAGGTCCTCGAAGCCGACGACCTTGGCTTCCTTGATCGCCTTCGACACCAGGTAGGCCGCGCCACCGACCGCCATCAGGTAGGCCGACCTGTTGTCCTTGATGGCATCGATGGCGACCGGGCCGCGCTCGGACTTACCGATCATCGAGATGAGGCCGGTTTTCTCCAGCATCATGCGGGTGAACTTGTCCATGCGGGTGGCGGTGGTGGGACCGGCGGGGCCGACGACCTCGTCACGCACCGGGTCGACCGGGCCGACGTAGTAGATGACGCGGTTGGTGAAGTCGACCGGCAGCTTCTCGCCCTTCTCCAGCATGTCGGCGATGCGCTTGTGGGCGGCGTCGCGGCCGGTGAGCATCTTGCCGTTCAGCAGCAGGATCTGGCCCGGCTTCCAGGAGGCGACCTCTTCCTTGGTGAGGGTGTCGAGGTTCACCCGGGTGGCGACGTTGGTGTCGGCCTTCCAGGTGACCTGCGGCCAGTCTTCCAGCTTCGGGGTCGGCAGGTGGGCCGGGCCGGAGCCGTCGAGGTGGAAATGCACGTGGCGGGTGGCGGCGCAGTTGGGGATCATCGCGACCGGCAGGCTGGCAGCGTGGGTCGGGTAGTCCATGATCTTGACGTCGAGCACGGTGGTGAGACCGCCCAGGCCCTGCGCGCCGATGCCGAGCGCGTTGACCTTGTCCATCAGCTCCAGACGCAGCGCCTCGACGCGGGAGAGCGTGGCGCCCGAGGCGGCCTTCTCGCGCAGCTCGTGGATGTTGACCGGCTCCATCAGCGATTCCTTGGCCAGCAGCATCGCCTTCTCGGGCGTGCCGCCGATGCCGATGCCGAGGATGCCCGGAGGACACCAGCCCGCGCCCATGGTCGGAACGGTCTTCAGCACCCAGTCGACGATCGAGTCGGACGGGTTGAGCATGACCATCTTCGACTTGTTCTCGGAGCCGCCGCCCTTGGCTGCGCAGATGACTTCGACCTCGTCGCCCTCGACGATCTCGTAGTGCACCACCGCCGGGGTGTTGTCCTTGCTGTTCTTTCGCGAACCGGCCGGGTCGAGCAGGACCGAGGCGCGCAGCTTGTTGTCCGGATGGTTGTAGGCTCGGCGCACGCCCTCGTTGATCATCTCCTGGACGCTCATCTTGGCGTCCCACCGCACGTTCATGCCGACCTTGAGGAAGACCACCGCGATACCCGTGTCCTGGCAGATCGGGCGATGGCCCTCTGCGGCCATGCGCGAGTTGGTCAGGATCTGCGCGATCGCGTCCTTC
This region of Thauera sp. JM12B12 genomic DNA includes:
- a CDS encoding fumarate hydratase, giving the protein MTIIRQEDLIQSIADAFQYISYYHPLDYIQALGEAYAHEESPAAKDAIAQILTNSRMAAEGHRPICQDTGIAVVFLKVGMNVRWDAKMSVQEMINEGVRRAYNHPDNKLRASVLLDPAGSRKNSKDNTPAVVHYEIVEGDEVEVICAAKGGGSENKSKMVMLNPSDSIVDWVLKTVPTMGAGWCPPGILGIGIGGTPEKAMLLAKESLMEPVNIHELREKAASGATLSRVEALRLELMDKVNALGIGAQGLGGLTTVLDVKIMDYPTHAASLPVAMIPNCAATRHVHFHLDGSGPAHLPTPKLEDWPQVTWKADTNVATRVNLDTLTKEEVASWKPGQILLLNGKMLTGRDAAHKRIADMLEKGEKLPVDFTNRVIYYVGPVDPVRDEVVGPAGPTTATRMDKFTRMMLEKTGLISMIGKSERGPVAIDAIKDNRSAYLMAVGGAAYLVSKAIKEAKVVGFEDLGMEAIYEFTVQDMPVTVAVDANGTSVHNTGPKEWQAKIGKIPVTVA